In Synechococcus sp. UW69, a single genomic region encodes these proteins:
- a CDS encoding 16S rRNA (uracil(1498)-N(3))-methyltransferase, which translates to MAERRRLLLTPDRLMAGGPVLLNTEEQHYLRRVLRLRCGGRVDVTDGRGRLSVAKLLESNLLEIDPTAVHIEAPPQPQLGLAVALMRRGMDEVIRMACELGIDRIQPIRCERCVPQAEHRPERWASIVREAVEQCERLWMPQLLAVEELSQWMGDDQGQRLVGVTREIEPPALNQWLIQKGDPLQLTWLVIGPEGGWTTAEKRLLTEASVHPIQLGSSILRSSTAAVAGAVELVRWRDGLISS; encoded by the coding sequence GTGGCTGAACGCCGCAGGCTGCTCCTGACGCCGGATCGTTTGATGGCCGGTGGCCCAGTGCTGCTCAACACCGAAGAGCAGCATTACCTCAGGCGGGTGTTGCGTTTGCGCTGTGGTGGACGGGTGGATGTCACCGATGGTCGCGGTCGTCTATCAGTCGCAAAACTGCTGGAATCCAACCTGCTTGAGATCGACCCGACCGCGGTGCACATTGAGGCGCCGCCTCAACCTCAGCTTGGTTTGGCCGTGGCCCTGATGCGGCGGGGGATGGATGAGGTGATCCGGATGGCTTGCGAGCTCGGCATTGATCGCATTCAGCCAATCCGTTGTGAGCGCTGTGTTCCCCAGGCCGAACATCGACCGGAGCGCTGGGCCTCCATCGTTCGTGAAGCTGTGGAACAGTGCGAGCGGTTGTGGATGCCACAGCTGCTTGCTGTGGAGGAGTTATCCCAATGGATGGGAGATGACCAAGGCCAGCGTCTGGTGGGTGTGACCCGTGAGATAGAACCTCCGGCGTTGAATCAATGGTTGATCCAAAAAGGCGACCCCCTTCAACTCACCTGGTTGGTGATCGGTCCGGAAGGAGGTTGGACGACCGCGGAGAAAAGATTGCTTACCGAAGCAAGCGTTCATCCCATCCAGCTGGGATCGTCGATCCTGCGAAGTTCCACAGCGGCGGTTGCGGGTGCGGTGGAACTGGTGCGTTGGCGCGATGGGCTGATCAGCTCTTGA
- a CDS encoding DUF3531 family protein: MDIRFREVDPFNCWLWIRFSEPPSQGERNYVDGVFDSWYVIGRLGGFNAENLQVHDAGADLSWMTYDDAAAESAMPALMHNMGQLEYQQEWGRCWVDLGTSDGVAIDVLINALRQLDSDVVQLEELVVGGINENWPVEEHPDSVFPAGG; the protein is encoded by the coding sequence ATGGACATTCGTTTTCGTGAAGTCGATCCCTTCAATTGCTGGTTGTGGATTCGATTCTCGGAACCACCCAGTCAAGGGGAGCGGAATTATGTCGATGGTGTGTTCGATAGCTGGTATGTCATCGGACGTCTCGGTGGCTTCAATGCCGAGAACCTTCAGGTCCATGATGCAGGGGCTGATCTGAGTTGGATGACCTATGACGATGCTGCTGCTGAGTCGGCGATGCCGGCCCTGATGCACAACATGGGGCAGCTGGAGTACCAGCAGGAATGGGGACGTTGCTGGGTGGATCTCGGGACCTCGGATGGTGTCGCGATTGACGTGCTGATCAATGCGCTACGCCAGTTGGATTCCGACGTGGTGCAGCTCGAGGAGCTTGTCGTTGGTGGGATCAACGAGAATTGGCCGGTGGAAGAGCATCCCGACAGCGTTTTCCCTGCTGGTGGCTGA
- a CDS encoding ABC transporter ATP-binding protein: MLELSGITYAPATAGARILDGVSFQTQKGRPLLIAGASGSGKTSLLEIISGLGSPTSGSIHWNGSSMKRRQLRWLCGIVFQFPERHFLGLSVAQELRLGHRRLGHEQENNVLARVGLSQIGTTTAPERLSGGQQRRLALAVQMLRGAEVLLLDEPTAGLDWSVRRDVLDLLASLARDQVLILVTHEPELFQDWDCQRLRLQGGRLEPMTTLP, translated from the coding sequence ATGCTCGAGCTCTCAGGCATCACCTATGCACCCGCGACGGCTGGTGCTCGCATCCTGGACGGTGTCAGTTTTCAGACGCAAAAAGGACGACCGCTTCTGATCGCTGGAGCCAGTGGTTCTGGAAAGACCTCGCTGTTGGAGATCATCAGCGGACTGGGGTCGCCAACATCCGGCAGCATCCACTGGAATGGCAGTTCCATGAAACGCCGGCAGCTTCGCTGGCTTTGCGGCATCGTCTTCCAGTTTCCGGAACGCCATTTCCTCGGTCTGAGCGTCGCTCAGGAACTGCGTCTGGGGCATCGCCGACTCGGCCATGAGCAGGAAAACAACGTGCTGGCACGCGTCGGACTCAGCCAAATCGGAACCACGACGGCACCGGAACGACTGAGCGGCGGTCAACAACGGCGGCTCGCCCTTGCCGTTCAAATGCTCCGAGGCGCTGAAGTGCTGCTGCTGGACGAACCCACCGCAGGCTTGGATTGGTCGGTCCGTCGCGACGTGCTCGATTTACTCGCCAGCCTGGCCCGTGACCAAGTGCTGATCCTGGTTACCCACGAACCTGAACTCTTCCAGGACTGGGACTGCCAGCGACTGCGGTTGCAGGGCGGTCGGCTCGAACCGATGACTACATTGCCCTGA